GCTTGGCGCAGGGCTTCTCTCATTTCAACTACTTGAGTATTCGATGTATTCATCCACAATCTTTCCTGTAAAGCCGTTTAAAATTTAAATTTAGGAAGGAGCAAACACATCTTCTTCAACAGATAACGGATTGGGCCAAGGGCTTTCTTCAGCATATTTCATAGCTGCTATAGCTTGCTCTCGACACTCTTTATCAATTTTTTTGAATTCTTCACTATCGATTAGATGGTGCTCTTCCAAAGCATGTCGCATTAAGAAAATGGGATCCCGTTGCATCGATTTTTGCAATTGTTCTTTGGTGCGATAAAGCCCAGGATCAGAAATAGAGTGGCCGCGAAAGCGTTCTGTCAAAACCTCTAATAACACAGGGCGTCCAGTTTCTATAACTTCCTCATACACATGAGAAAAACCTGCATAGCAATTGAAAAAATCCATCCCATCCAATGTGTAGGCTTTTATATTGTAGGTAGAGGCAATATCTTCAGCAAGTCTTTTAAAGGCAAGCGCACGATCAACAGCGGTTCCCATGCCCCAGAGATTATTTTCGATCACATAAATGCATGGAAGACTCCAAAGAGAGGCTAAGTTAAGTGACTCATGAACGGCACCTTGAGCAACAGCCCCATCTCCTAAAAAGCAAATGGCAACCTCATTTTTACTCCCGCTGTATTTGACCTGAAAGGCCGCTCCTGTGGCGATTGGCACCTGCCCGGCTACAATTCCAAAACCCCCTAAAAGCCTTTTTGC
This window of the Parachlamydia sp. AcF125 genome carries:
- the pdhA gene encoding pyruvate dehydrogenase (acetyl-transferring) E1 component subunit alpha, which encodes MNKTLPHSFFPSNQNEVIALLGKDLLIQQLTKMLTIRNFEIRAESAYQQGKIGGFFHSYIGQEAIQVAAVQALGQENWYITSYRCHALALLLGATPEEIMAELYGKATGNARGRGGSMHLYAKRLLGGFGIVAGQVPIATGAAFQVKYSGSKNEVAICFLGDGAVAQGAVHESLNLASLWSLPCIYVIENNLWGMGTAVDRALAFKRLAEDIASTYNIKAYTLDGMDFFNCYAGFSHVYEEVIETGRPVLLEVLTERFRGHSISDPGLYRTKEQLQKSMQRDPIFLMRHALEEHHLIDSEEFKKIDKECREQAIAAMKYAEESPWPNPLSVEEDVFAPS